From the genome of Halomonas sp. I5-271120, one region includes:
- the mltB gene encoding lytic murein transglycosylase B gives MPLIAGLGLGLGLCTQAASAADSQYDEHFDPSTHPEVAALVDELAGQGIERDWLTDALSDADYRQAVLDAMAGAAERHLRWDQYRAIFLKPARIERGAAFIAEHREAFARAEAQYGVPAPVIAAIIGVETDYGRVTGSHRVLDSLTTLAFHHPKRGDFFRGELAAFLEITHQAGVAPGSLKGSYAGAMGYPQFIPTSYRAYAVDFDADGVRDLWRNPVDAIGSVANYFAEHGWRPGGELYVEASGPPTPPATIDFNQTRPPYARLSMLAEAGVVADSQDRLAANAEVIPLALDLADGAYRYRLGLYNFYVITRYNHSHLYAMAVTELAEAIAREESA, from the coding sequence TTGCCCCTCATCGCCGGGCTTGGGCTGGGCCTGGGTCTGTGCACCCAGGCGGCGAGTGCCGCCGACAGTCAATACGATGAGCATTTCGACCCGTCCACGCACCCTGAGGTGGCGGCACTGGTCGACGAGCTGGCCGGACAGGGCATCGAGCGGGACTGGCTGACTGATGCGCTGAGCGACGCCGACTATCGGCAGGCAGTGCTGGATGCCATGGCAGGTGCCGCCGAGCGTCATCTGCGCTGGGATCAGTACCGTGCCATTTTCCTCAAGCCCGCACGCATCGAGCGCGGTGCGGCCTTCATCGCCGAGCATCGTGAGGCGTTTGCGCGAGCCGAAGCCCAGTATGGCGTGCCGGCGCCGGTGATTGCCGCCATCATCGGCGTCGAGACCGACTACGGGCGAGTGACGGGCAGTCATCGTGTGCTGGATTCGCTGACCACCCTGGCATTTCATCACCCCAAGCGTGGCGACTTCTTCCGCGGCGAGCTGGCGGCCTTCCTGGAAATCACTCACCAGGCCGGCGTGGCCCCGGGAAGCCTCAAGGGCTCCTATGCCGGCGCCATGGGCTATCCCCAGTTTATCCCCACCAGCTACCGGGCCTATGCCGTCGACTTCGACGCTGATGGCGTGCGCGATCTGTGGCGCAATCCGGTCGATGCCATTGGCAGCGTGGCCAACTACTTCGCCGAACATGGCTGGCGCCCCGGAGGCGAGCTTTATGTCGAGGCCAGCGGCCCCCCGACGCCACCGGCGACGATAGATTTCAACCAGACACGGCCGCCCTATGCCCGGCTCTCCATGCTGGCCGAGGCGGGTGTCGTAGCCGACTCGCAAGACCGCCTGGCAGCCAACGCCGAGGTGATTCCGCTGGCGCTGGATCTGGCCGATGGCGCCTACCGCTACCGGCTTGGCCTGTATAATTTCTATGTAATCACTCGCTACAACCATAGCCACCTCTACGCCATGGCGGTGACTGAGCTGGCCGAGGCGATTGCTCGGGAGGAGTCGGCATGA
- the lipA gene encoding lipoyl synthase, which produces MTESTATPVTPSTADAAAAKKKARVERGVKLRGAEKVARIPVKVIPTDNVPRKPDWLKVRMPISQEVTRIKQTLRKHGLHTVCEEASCPNLGECFNGGTATFMILGDICTRRCPFCDVAHGRPNAVNEKEPRELAEAIAEMRLNYVVVTSVDRDDLRDGGSQHFADCIREIRNDSPEIEIEVLVPDFRGRMEVALDTLEQTPPDVFNHNLETVPSLYRKVRPGADYQWSLDLLKGYKARRPDVMTKSGLMLGVGETDEQVIEVMRDLRAHGVDMLTLGQYMQPSKNHLPIDRWVHPDTFDWFAEQGKAMGFKHVASGPLVRSSYHADRQAHGIEVK; this is translated from the coding sequence ATGACCGAAAGCACCGCTACCCCCGTGACCCCGTCCACCGCCGATGCTGCTGCCGCCAAGAAGAAGGCCAGGGTCGAGCGCGGCGTCAAGCTGCGCGGCGCCGAGAAGGTCGCCCGCATTCCGGTCAAGGTGATTCCCACCGACAACGTGCCGCGCAAGCCAGACTGGCTGAAGGTTCGCATGCCGATCTCGCAGGAGGTGACGCGCATCAAGCAGACCCTGCGCAAGCATGGCCTGCACACCGTCTGTGAAGAGGCGTCCTGCCCCAATCTGGGCGAGTGCTTCAACGGCGGCACCGCGACCTTCATGATCCTCGGTGACATTTGCACCCGCCGCTGCCCGTTCTGTGACGTCGCCCATGGCCGTCCCAACGCGGTCAACGAGAAAGAGCCGCGGGAGCTCGCCGAGGCCATCGCCGAAATGCGCCTGAACTACGTGGTGGTCACCTCGGTGGATCGCGATGACCTGCGCGACGGTGGGTCGCAGCACTTTGCCGACTGCATCCGCGAGATTCGCAACGACAGCCCGGAGATCGAGATCGAGGTGCTGGTGCCGGACTTCCGTGGCCGCATGGAAGTGGCGCTGGACACCCTCGAGCAGACGCCGCCGGATGTCTTCAACCACAACCTGGAGACCGTGCCGTCGCTGTACCGCAAGGTGCGTCCGGGGGCCGACTATCAGTGGTCGCTGGATCTGCTCAAGGGCTACAAGGCGCGTCGCCCAGATGTCATGACCAAGTCCGGCCTGATGCTCGGCGTCGGCGAGACCGACGAGCAGGTCATCGAGGTGATGCGCGACCTGCGGGCTCATGGCGTCGATATGCTGACCCTTGGTCAGTACATGCAGCCGTCCAAGAACCACCTGCCGATCGATCGCTGGGTACACCCGGATACCTTCGACTGGTTCGCCGAGCAGGGCAAGGCGATGGGCTTCAAGCACGTCGCTTCCGGTCCGCTGGTGCGCTCCTCCTATCACGCCGATCGGCAGGCGCACGGCATCGAGGTCAAGTAA
- the lipB gene encoding lipoyl(octanoyl) transferase LipB translates to MPELEVYRLGRQPYLPVWQAMRELTDRRGPDQPDQLWLVQHDPVFTQGQAGRPEHLLMPGDIPVVETDRGGQVTYHGPGQLVIYPLLDVKRAKLGVRSLVTALEEAVVDALAEHGIAARARPDAPGVYVGDAKIASLGLRIRRGCSFHGVAVNLAMDLSPFGRINPCGYAGMAMTQLADLVDGVPDVDAETHRLVRCLAARLGNMQLTDKPGMPPSLVSDQSASA, encoded by the coding sequence ATGCCCGAACTCGAGGTCTATCGGCTCGGTCGGCAGCCTTATCTGCCGGTCTGGCAGGCCATGCGTGAGCTCACCGATCGCCGCGGCCCCGACCAGCCCGACCAACTGTGGCTGGTCCAGCATGACCCGGTGTTCACTCAGGGGCAGGCAGGGCGCCCCGAGCACCTGTTGATGCCCGGCGACATTCCGGTGGTCGAGACCGACCGTGGCGGGCAGGTGACCTACCATGGTCCCGGCCAACTGGTGATCTATCCGCTGCTCGACGTCAAGCGTGCCAAGCTTGGCGTGCGCAGCCTGGTCACCGCGCTGGAAGAGGCCGTGGTCGATGCCCTCGCGGAGCATGGTATCGCGGCAAGGGCGCGGCCTGACGCCCCGGGGGTCTATGTGGGTGATGCCAAGATCGCCTCTCTGGGGCTTCGCATCCGTCGTGGTTGCAGTTTCCATGGTGTGGCTGTGAACCTGGCTATGGATCTGTCGCCGTTTGGGCGCATCAATCCCTGTGGCTATGCTGGTATGGCCATGACCCAACTCGCCGACCTGGTCGATGGCGTCCCTGATGTAGACGCCGAGACCCATCGCCTGGTCCGTTGTCTGGCCGCGCGGCTTGGCAACATGCAACTCACCGACAAGCCCGGCATGCCGCCTTCTCTGGTTTCCGACCAGAGCGCGAGTGCCTAA
- a CDS encoding AI-2E family transporter, with product MRRQWWLVLGLAGLMWLFISLQPILTPFFVSMILAYLGDPLADRLEARGLSRRLSVSLVFLLLSVILLLALLLLVPVLGRQIGQLIESVPAMLNWLQDTLVPWIQSLTGQDLSTDIDALRQALMANWKETGTFAATLLAQVSRSGLALAAWVGNLALIPVVTFYLLLDWDRLTAKLHGSLPRQWEPAVVRLARECDEVLSAFLRGQLIVMLCLGIIYALGLTLLGLRFALLIGLLSGLVSIVPYLGVIVGISVAGVVAFFQFDSWLPLLGVGAVFAVGQLVESLVLQPKLLGDKIGLHPVAVIFAVLAGGQLFGFTGVLLALPVAAVIMVVLRYLHEHYKNSTLYDAHGIERQDEEAS from the coding sequence ATGCGCAGACAGTGGTGGCTAGTACTCGGCCTGGCAGGCTTGATGTGGCTGTTCATCAGCCTACAGCCGATCCTGACGCCCTTTTTCGTCAGCATGATACTGGCCTACCTGGGGGATCCGCTGGCCGACCGTCTGGAGGCGCGCGGCCTGTCGCGGCGGCTATCGGTATCGCTGGTGTTTCTGCTACTGAGCGTGATCCTGCTGCTGGCCCTGTTGCTGCTGGTGCCGGTGCTTGGCCGCCAGATCGGGCAGCTTATCGAATCCGTGCCCGCTATGCTGAACTGGCTGCAGGACACCCTGGTGCCCTGGATTCAGTCGCTGACCGGTCAGGATCTGTCCACGGACATTGATGCCTTGCGTCAAGCCCTGATGGCCAACTGGAAGGAGACCGGCACCTTCGCCGCCACCCTGCTGGCGCAGGTCTCTCGCTCGGGGCTCGCTTTGGCGGCCTGGGTCGGCAATCTGGCGCTGATCCCGGTGGTGACCTTCTATCTGCTGCTTGACTGGGATCGGCTCACTGCCAAGCTGCATGGCTCGCTGCCTCGCCAATGGGAGCCTGCGGTGGTGCGCCTGGCGCGAGAATGCGACGAGGTACTGTCGGCCTTTCTGCGCGGCCAACTGATAGTGATGCTGTGCCTTGGTATCATTTACGCGCTGGGGCTAACCCTGCTTGGCCTGCGCTTTGCACTGCTGATTGGCCTGCTGTCGGGGCTCGTCAGCATCGTGCCGTATCTCGGCGTCATCGTGGGCATCTCGGTGGCCGGCGTGGTGGCCTTCTTCCAGTTCGATAGCTGGCTGCCGCTGCTTGGGGTGGGAGCGGTGTTCGCTGTTGGCCAGTTGGTCGAGAGCCTGGTGCTGCAGCCCAAACTGCTCGGCGACAAGATCGGCCTGCACCCAGTGGCGGTGATCTTCGCCGTACTGGCCGGCGGGCAGCTGTTCGGCTTTACGGGGGTGCTGTTGGCCCTGCCGGTGGCGGCGGTGATCATGGTAGTGTTGCGCTATCTCCATGAACACTATAAAAACAGTACCTTATATGATGCTCATGGTATCGAACGCCAGGACGAGGAGGCTTCATGA
- a CDS encoding YchJ family protein → MPATPASSTTLSSAEPCPCGGLGAYGECCGPLHQGAAAKTVATLMRSRYSAFVLHLEGYLRRTWYPDTCPTDMGLSSHTCWKRLEVLNHWQQDGHQDGQQEQEGQHEQQGWVHFRATFQEHGRWQRLEELSRFTRLDGRWVYVDGDPQLTALKPGRNDPCPCGSGRKLKKCCAV, encoded by the coding sequence ATGCCCGCTACGCCCGCCTCATCAACGACGCTGTCATCCGCCGAGCCCTGTCCCTGTGGCGGCCTGGGTGCCTATGGCGAATGCTGCGGGCCGTTGCACCAGGGCGCCGCCGCGAAGACCGTCGCCACGCTGATGCGCTCACGCTACAGTGCATTCGTGCTGCATCTTGAAGGTTACCTGCGCAGGACCTGGTATCCCGATACCTGCCCGACCGACATGGGGCTGTCGTCCCATACGTGCTGGAAGCGCCTCGAGGTACTGAACCATTGGCAACAGGACGGGCATCAGGACGGGCAGCAGGAGCAGGAAGGACAGCATGAACAGCAAGGCTGGGTGCATTTTCGTGCCACTTTCCAGGAGCATGGCCGCTGGCAGCGACTGGAGGAGCTCTCACGTTTCACACGCCTGGACGGCAGATGGGTGTACGTGGACGGAGATCCTCAGTTGACGGCGCTCAAGCCTGGCCGCAATGATCCCTGCCCCTGCGGTAGCGGCCGCAAGCTGAAGAAATGCTGTGCCGTCTGA
- the purN gene encoding phosphoribosylglycinamide formyltransferase encodes MSEATDTLNGFEAEQASTPRVVVLISGSGSNLQALIDAQSYDELGGEIVAVVSNKADAYGLKRARDAGIEAVALPHREYDSREAFDGALIKVIERHEPDLVVLAGFMRILTPRFVQRFYGRMLNIHPSLLPAYQGLHTHARALADGVTEHGVSVHFVSEELDGGPVVVQAAVDVTPEDTEDSLQQKVQSREHLIYPIAVRWFLEGRLTLGAQGPTLDGTPLPPQGLRLSHADAAEELDEDLEEDGDA; translated from the coding sequence ATGAGCGAGGCAACCGACACCCTCAACGGTTTCGAGGCCGAGCAGGCCAGCACGCCCCGGGTGGTGGTGCTGATCTCAGGCAGCGGCAGCAACCTTCAGGCGCTGATCGACGCTCAGTCCTACGACGAACTGGGCGGCGAGATCGTCGCTGTGGTCTCTAACAAGGCCGATGCCTACGGCCTCAAGCGCGCACGGGATGCCGGCATCGAGGCAGTCGCCCTGCCCCACCGCGAATACGACAGCCGCGAGGCCTTCGATGGCGCCCTGATCAAGGTGATTGAGCGCCACGAGCCGGACCTGGTCGTGCTGGCAGGCTTCATGCGCATCCTCACGCCGCGCTTCGTGCAGCGCTTCTACGGCCGAATGCTCAACATCCACCCCTCGCTACTGCCGGCCTATCAGGGCCTGCACACCCATGCCCGGGCGCTGGCCGACGGCGTCACCGAGCACGGCGTCAGCGTGCACTTCGTCAGCGAAGAGCTGGACGGCGGCCCGGTCGTGGTTCAAGCGGCGGTCGACGTCACCCCCGAAGACACCGAAGACAGCCTTCAGCAGAAGGTCCAGAGCCGCGAGCACCTGATCTATCCGATCGCGGTGCGCTGGTTCCTCGAGGGTCGCCTCACGCTGGGCGCCCAGGGCCCGACCCTGGATGGCACTCCCCTGCCGCCCCAAGGCCTGCGCCTCTCCCACGCCGATGCTGCCGAAGAGCTCGACGAGGACCTGGAAGAAGACGGCGACGCCTGA
- a CDS encoding YbeD family protein — protein MTDKSLRDMRLAGAPASAHATELEYPCDYSLKIVGDAVEGLSELVIKIVEDHDSAFDRQTVRLVDSRNGKFQSVRLTITATGPEQIAALHADLKASGRVHMVI, from the coding sequence ATGACCGACAAGTCCCTGCGGGACATGCGCCTCGCCGGCGCTCCCGCGTCAGCTCACGCCACCGAACTCGAATACCCCTGCGACTATTCGCTGAAGATCGTCGGTGACGCCGTCGAAGGGTTGAGCGAGTTGGTGATCAAGATTGTCGAAGACCACGACTCGGCCTTCGATCGACAGACCGTGCGTCTGGTGGATAGCCGCAACGGCAAGTTCCAGTCGGTGCGCCTGACCATCACCGCGACCGGTCCCGAGCAAATCGCCGCCCTGCACGCCGACCTCAAGGCCTCTGGCCGCGTGCACATGGTGATCTGA
- a CDS encoding septal ring lytic transglycosylase RlpA family protein — MKPLWILLPAIALLAGCAAGGGSVQPVSSSAPPADAGTAGGRYAMSSDAYPETPPDVANVPDAVPRPEPRASGGNRSTYEVWGKTYHVLDDPRGYRQEGTASWYGKKFHGYATASGDIYDMYEMSAAHRSLPLPSYVRVTNLDNGRQVIVRVNDRGPFHGSREIDLSYAAAARLNILDRGTGRVRVEAIDPVAWQARHSGKTPAGNDTAGTSTTARRNAPEQQATSDRDVAENADTDGSLFLQVAALGSQGNAQALKTRLEDELNQPVRVTSDARLHRVQVGPLAATGDLESVREALRRAGFDQALVIHDGT, encoded by the coding sequence ATGAAGCCATTGTGGATACTGCTTCCGGCTATTGCTCTGCTGGCGGGCTGCGCCGCTGGCGGTGGCAGTGTGCAGCCGGTGAGCTCATCAGCGCCGCCGGCGGACGCGGGTACCGCCGGTGGCCGCTATGCCATGTCCAGCGATGCCTACCCCGAGACGCCGCCCGACGTGGCCAATGTGCCCGATGCGGTGCCGCGTCCTGAGCCACGCGCCAGCGGGGGCAATCGTTCGACCTACGAAGTCTGGGGCAAGACGTATCACGTGCTCGACGATCCGCGGGGCTATCGACAGGAGGGCACGGCGTCCTGGTATGGTAAGAAGTTTCACGGCTATGCCACCGCCAGCGGCGATATCTACGACATGTACGAGATGTCGGCGGCCCATCGTTCCCTGCCGCTGCCGAGCTATGTTCGCGTCACTAACCTGGATAACGGTCGCCAGGTGATCGTGCGGGTCAACGATCGCGGCCCCTTTCACGGTAGCCGCGAGATCGACTTGTCCTATGCGGCGGCGGCCCGGCTCAATATTCTGGATCGAGGCACCGGCCGGGTCAGGGTCGAGGCAATCGACCCGGTGGCCTGGCAGGCTCGCCACTCCGGCAAGACGCCGGCCGGCAACGATACGGCAGGCACGAGCACCACAGCCCGTCGCAATGCGCCGGAGCAACAGGCGACGTCTGATCGCGACGTCGCTGAAAACGCCGACACCGACGGTTCGCTTTTCCTCCAAGTCGCGGCCTTGGGGTCTCAGGGCAATGCCCAGGCCCTCAAGACCCGCTTGGAGGACGAGCTCAACCAGCCGGTTCGCGTGACCAGCGATGCTCGCCTGCACCGCGTGCAGGTGGGCCCGCTGGCCGCTACCGGGGACCTTGAATCGGTGCGCGAGGCCCTGCGTCGTGCAGGCTTCGATCAGGCCCTGGTGATTCATGACGGCACCTGA
- the purM gene encoding phosphoribosylformylglycinamidine cyclo-ligase: MTRSPSDSSSTPSADSASLSYKDAGVDIDAGNALVDRIKGVAKRTTRPEVMGGLGGFGALCELPSGYRQPVLVSGTDGVGTKLRLAMDLGKHDTIGIDLVAMCVNDLVVAGAEPLFFLDYYATGKLDVDIAADVVTGIGEGCAQSGCALVGGETAEMPGMYAGSDYDLAGFCVGVVEKDEILDGSRVGEGDVLLGLASSGPHSNGYSLIRKILEVSGADLDTDIDGVPLREALIAPTRIYVKSLLSLIKDSGVSVHALSHITGGGLSENIPRVLPESLGARIDVNAWTRPAVFDWLQTQGNVDEHEMHRVLNCGIGMVIAVSAADAESAKAHLEGQGETVYRLGEIVARSGEEEQVILENLKA; this comes from the coding sequence ATGACCCGCAGCCCGTCGGACTCCTCTTCTACTCCTTCCGCCGATTCCGCCTCGCTGAGCTACAAGGACGCTGGCGTGGACATCGACGCCGGTAACGCTCTGGTCGATCGCATCAAAGGCGTCGCCAAGCGTACCACTCGCCCCGAGGTAATGGGTGGCCTTGGCGGCTTCGGCGCACTCTGCGAGCTGCCGAGCGGCTATCGCCAGCCGGTGCTGGTCTCCGGCACCGACGGCGTCGGCACCAAGCTGCGCCTCGCCATGGACCTTGGCAAACATGACACCATCGGTATCGATCTGGTCGCTATGTGCGTCAACGATCTGGTGGTCGCCGGCGCCGAGCCGCTGTTCTTCCTCGACTACTATGCCACGGGCAAGCTTGATGTGGACATCGCCGCCGACGTGGTGACCGGCATCGGCGAGGGCTGTGCCCAGTCCGGCTGTGCCCTGGTGGGGGGCGAGACCGCCGAGATGCCCGGCATGTACGCAGGCAGCGACTACGACCTGGCCGGGTTCTGCGTCGGTGTGGTCGAGAAGGACGAGATCCTCGACGGCAGCCGCGTTGGCGAAGGCGACGTACTGCTCGGGCTGGCCTCCTCCGGCCCGCACTCCAACGGTTACTCGCTGATCCGCAAGATCCTCGAGGTCAGCGGCGCGGATCTCGACACTGATATCGACGGCGTGCCACTTCGCGAGGCACTGATCGCCCCGACCCGCATCTACGTCAAGTCCCTGCTGTCCCTGATCAAGGACAGCGGCGTATCGGTGCATGCGCTGTCACACATCACCGGCGGCGGCCTGTCCGAGAACATCCCGCGGGTGCTGCCCGAGTCGCTCGGGGCTCGCATCGACGTCAATGCCTGGACACGTCCGGCGGTCTTCGACTGGCTCCAGACCCAGGGCAACGTCGATGAACACGAGATGCACCGAGTGCTGAACTGCGGCATCGGCATGGTGATCGCCGTATCTGCCGCCGACGCCGAGAGTGCCAAGGCTCACCTGGAAGGCCAGGGCGAGACCGTCTACCGGCTCGGTGAGATCGTCGCGCGCAGCGGCGAAGAAGAACAGGTCATTCTGGAGAACCTCAAGGCATGA
- a CDS encoding D-alanyl-D-alanine carboxypeptidase family protein: protein MKVSLFRAGLGQRLMSALLLCLMCFALPLQAQEVDSPRPQTMIPSPPSLAASSWILMDADTGEVLVSHNADERLPPASLTKLMTAYLVEHELSRGNIARDDQVLVSEKAWRTGGSRMFIQEGSQVSVDQLLKGVIIQSGNDASVALAEHIAGGESAFADLMNQQADRMGMVNTHFANATGLPHEDHYSSAHDLSLLARHIINDYPEQYKVYAEKEYTYNDIRQPNRNRLLWRDSSVDGLKTGHTEAAGYCLVASAKRDDMRLISVVMGTNSDEARAQESQKLLSYGFRFYETMELYPQGAVLATPRIWGGEKNNLRLGVDREVRMTVPRGRGEELAARLNLPASIDAPVEAGERLGTLEIKLGDEVIGERPLVALESIDQGGIFKRLLDSVRRFISGLFD from the coding sequence ATGAAAGTCTCACTGTTCCGCGCCGGCCTCGGCCAACGCCTGATGTCCGCGCTCCTGCTGTGCCTGATGTGTTTTGCCCTGCCGCTCCAGGCGCAGGAGGTCGACAGTCCCCGACCACAGACCATGATTCCGTCGCCGCCGAGTCTCGCGGCTTCGTCCTGGATCCTGATGGATGCCGATACCGGCGAGGTACTGGTCAGCCATAATGCCGACGAGCGACTGCCGCCGGCCAGCCTGACCAAGCTGATGACCGCCTACCTGGTCGAGCATGAGCTGTCCCGCGGCAACATCGCTCGCGATGATCAGGTGTTGGTCAGCGAGAAGGCCTGGCGCACCGGCGGCTCCCGGATGTTCATTCAGGAGGGCTCTCAGGTCAGCGTCGATCAGCTGCTCAAGGGGGTCATCATCCAGTCCGGTAATGACGCAAGCGTCGCGCTTGCCGAGCACATTGCCGGCGGCGAGTCTGCTTTCGCGGATCTGATGAACCAGCAGGCGGACCGCATGGGGATGGTCAACACCCATTTCGCCAACGCCACCGGCCTGCCGCATGAGGATCACTATTCCTCGGCGCATGACCTGTCCCTGCTGGCGCGCCACATCATTAATGACTACCCGGAGCAGTACAAGGTATACGCCGAGAAGGAGTACACCTATAACGATATCCGCCAGCCCAACCGCAACCGCCTGCTGTGGCGTGATTCCAGCGTCGATGGCCTTAAGACTGGTCATACCGAAGCCGCAGGCTACTGCCTGGTGGCCTCTGCCAAGCGCGACGATATGCGCCTGATCTCGGTGGTGATGGGCACCAATTCTGACGAAGCGCGCGCCCAGGAATCCCAGAAACTGTTGAGCTATGGCTTCCGTTTCTACGAGACCATGGAGCTCTATCCGCAGGGCGCTGTACTCGCCACGCCGCGCATCTGGGGCGGCGAAAAGAACAACCTGCGCCTGGGGGTCGATCGCGAAGTTCGCATGACGGTTCCCCGCGGCCGGGGCGAAGAGCTGGCTGCGCGCCTCAACCTGCCGGCATCGATCGATGCCCCGGTGGAAGCAGGGGAGCGCCTTGGCACCCTGGAAATCAAGCTGGGTGATGAGGTGATCGGTGAGCGTCCGCTGGTGGCGCTGGAAAGCATTGATCAGGGCGGCATCTTCAAGCGTCTGCTGGACAGCGTTCGACGCTTCATCAGCGGCCTGTTCGACTGA
- a CDS encoding phasin family protein: MNDFMNNINFGKTTEQLETFFFGPARAYAALTLDYSEKLANAQFDAIKAYSDTSLSQARAAMDIKDAEGLRSYIEGQQKVAKDLGERVKGDTEKVVALNQDFAQQSQKLVESSVKTASQSAN, from the coding sequence ATGAACGACTTCATGAACAACATCAACTTTGGCAAGACCACTGAACAGCTCGAGACCTTCTTCTTCGGTCCGGCCCGCGCCTATGCAGCGCTGACCCTGGACTACAGCGAGAAGCTCGCCAACGCTCAGTTCGACGCCATCAAGGCCTACAGCGACACCAGCCTGAGCCAGGCGCGCGCCGCCATGGACATCAAGGATGCCGAAGGCCTGCGCAGCTACATCGAAGGTCAGCAGAAAGTCGCCAAGGATCTTGGTGAGCGCGTCAAGGGCGACACAGAGAAGGTCGTAGCCCTGAATCAGGACTTCGCTCAGCAGAGCCAGAAACTGGTAGAGAGCAGCGTCAAAACCGCTTCTCAGTCCGCCAACTAA
- the hda gene encoding DnaA regulatory inactivator Hda: MKPGAAQLPLGVGMRDDATFANFQPSGNETLVGTLRAQLDETGEPFLFLWGGEGVGCSHLLQAACHEASDRDKRALYLPLDELGHFPPHMLEDSERLDLVAIDDLHRVLGRKRWEEALFHCFNRLRDAGKRLVIAAPAAPRQLDIKLPDLASRLTWGMTFHVKPLDDAGRFEALKLRARVRGMQLPDEVARYILHRGPRRLGDLFGTLETLDQASLSAQRKLTIPFVKQALDW, from the coding sequence ATGAAGCCCGGTGCAGCGCAGCTCCCGCTCGGTGTGGGTATGCGCGACGATGCGACCTTTGCCAACTTCCAGCCTAGCGGCAACGAGACGCTGGTCGGCACCCTGCGTGCCCAGCTCGATGAAACGGGCGAGCCGTTCCTGTTTCTGTGGGGCGGCGAGGGGGTCGGCTGCAGTCATCTGCTGCAGGCGGCCTGTCACGAAGCCAGCGATCGCGACAAGCGTGCGCTCTACCTGCCGCTGGACGAGCTTGGCCACTTTCCGCCACATATGCTCGAGGACAGCGAACGTCTGGACCTGGTCGCCATCGATGATCTGCACCGGGTGCTGGGCCGCAAGCGCTGGGAGGAGGCGCTGTTTCACTGCTTCAATCGCCTGCGCGATGCCGGCAAGCGGCTGGTGATCGCCGCGCCCGCCGCGCCACGCCAACTCGATATCAAGCTGCCGGATCTGGCCTCAAGGCTGACCTGGGGCATGACCTTCCACGTCAAACCGCTGGACGATGCCGGTCGCTTCGAGGCGCTCAAGCTTCGCGCTCGCGTGCGGGGGATGCAGCTGCCGGACGAGGTCGCCCGTTACATCCTGCATCGGGGGCCTAGGCGTCTGGGCGATCTTTTCGGAACCTTGGAGACCCTTGATCAGGCATCGCTTTCGGCTCAGCGCAAGCTGACCATCCCCTTCGTCAAGCAGGCGCTTGACTGGTAA